The following are encoded in a window of Gossypium raimondii isolate GPD5lz chromosome 13, ASM2569854v1, whole genome shotgun sequence genomic DNA:
- the LOC105767251 gene encoding ankyrin repeat protein SKIP35 — protein MEKGSEFVVGSENMHLEEPWFTGMDTEETEMGQPNSEIQGFRLEKGEASNMVFSTEAPLVIKESSTSGSCSCSLKKIKSTVAAKGSEFCQKDKSGHDKKLSRQYRIELGQLFQGAVSSHDWELAESLILSADPQTLNDALCVTLDAIWFLSTQQELYGITDLIKKIIANGAYDFTRAALRTSFLASCVSACQSRTMSLADTVTVMAQRLHERLQECHGDEVLKAEAGAKVQKFTEWALKCIGSHSRCQGSNDRVNHCSAIEIQLQLTAFKTFLDLAGNQLTGKDFTEAFDAACFPLTLFSSSFDAGWASGISATVIQGLLDMLVEGGADNVNQCFLEASRFGSTELVRILLQIAQRNSLDVDVDLALGFASHYCKIGTMECLVEEGNAMAFLGPLMRAAERGCMQVVRWFVKRGCRDMELCLALTAATSSSQVGVAAYLLPHVPKHVLTALSIEILKAAGERSGGSLDGVAFLLHSDFLGDAAATYAVADSIAKSDDEAVAPELRAFVQEHWSEAAFLDGLKQGQEHYMKLMRILKRGESPICLRDLPAPLRVGIAYMPLYRECVEVGGRLLSQRLRGQLVEAVRMLGGGSLEEVSQGRELLATLEHHLPPFLVRAPSVG, from the exons ATGGAAAAAGGGAGCGAATTTGTTGTGGGGAGTGAAAACATGCACTTAGAGGAGCCTTGGTTTACTGGAATGGATACTGAGGAAACTGAAATGGGACAACCAAACAGTGAAATTCAAGGCTTTCGATTGGAAAAAGGTGAGGCAAGCAATATGGTTTTCTCGACTGAGGCACCCCTTGTAATTAAAGAGTCATCAACTTCTGGTAGTTGTAGTTGTAGTCTGAAGAAAATCAAATCTACAGTAGCTGCGAAAGGCTCCGAGTTCTGCCAGAAGGATAAATCTGGGCACGACAAGAAGCTCAGCCGACAATACAGGATTGAGTTGGGCCAATTATTTCAAGGGGCCGTGAGTTCCCATGATTGGGAACTTGCTGAGAGTCTAATCTTGTCGGCAGATCCACAGACTCTAAATGATGCGTTGTGTGTCACCTTGGATGCTATCTGGTTTTTGAGCACCCAACAGGAGCTTTATGGGATTACTGATTTGATTAAGAAGATCATTGCCAATGGTGCTTATGACTTTACTAGAGCCGCTCTCCGGACTTCATTTCTTGCTTCTTGTGTCTCTGCTTGCCAGAGTCGCACGATGAGTCTTGCTGACACTGTAACTGTGATGGCCCAGAG GTTGCACGAGCGCCTACAAGAATGCCATGGGGATGAGGTCTTGAAGGCAGAAGCTGGTGCCAAGGTGCAAAAGTTCACCGAATGGGCTTTGAAATGTATAGGTTCCCATTCTCGCTGTCAGGGGAGCAACGATAGAGTGAATCATTGCTCAGCTATTGAAATACAACTCCAGTTAACTGCGTTTAAGACTTTCCTAGATCTTGCTGGCAACCAACTTACGGGAAAGGATTTTACAGAAGCATTTGATGCAGCTTGCTTTCCTCTTACACTCTTCTCTAGCTCATTTGATGCTGGCTGGGCTTCTGGGATCTCAGCTACGGTGATCCAAGGTTTGTTGGATATGTTGGTGGAGGGGGGTGCAGACAATGTCAACCAGTGTTTCCTTGAAGCCTCTCGATTCGGCAGTACAGAACTTGTTCGCATTTTATTGCAG ATTGCCCAACGGAATAGCTTGGATGTTGATGTTGATCTTGCCTTGGGTTTTGCCTCGCATTACTGCAAGATTGGGACAATGGAGTGTCTAGTGGAAGAGGGTAATGCTATGGCGTTTTTGGGCCCTTTAATGAGAGCAGCTGAAAGAGGATGCATGCAGGTTGTCCGGTGGTTTGTTAAAAGAGGTTGTCGAGACATGGAGCTCTGTCTGGCCCTCACTGCCGCTACTTCCAGCAGCCAAGTTGGTGTGGCTGCATATCTCCTCCCCCATGTTCCTAAGCATGTCCTAACGGCCCTCAGCATCGAAATTCTTAAGGCTGCGGGTGAACGAAGTGGGGGATCTCTTGATGGTGTTGCGTTTCTCCTCCACTCTGACTTCTTAGGTGATGCTGCTGCTACTTATGCTGTTGCAGACAGCATTGCAAAGTCTGATGATGAGGCTGTTGCTCCTGAGCTGAGAGCATTTGTTCAAGAACACTGGTCAGAGGCAGCTTTCTTGGATGGATTAAAGCAAGGGCAAGAACATTACATGAAGCTGATGAGGATTTTGAAGAGGGGGGAATCTCCAATTTGCTTAAGGGATCTGCCAGCTCCTTTGAGGGTTGGAATTGCATACATGCCACTGTACAGGGAATGTGTTGAGGTGGGGGGTCGTCTGTTATCGCAAAGGCTGAGGGGGCAGCTTGTTGAAGCTGTTCGAATGCTTGGAGGTGGGTCATTAGAAGAGGTAAGTCAAGGCAGAGAGCTTCTAGCTACTTTGGAACATCACCTTCCTCCATTTTTGGTTCGTGCTCCCAGTGTTGGTTAG
- the LOC105765234 gene encoding uncharacterized protein LOC105765234: MSNWYIEFVRTNPNAQPPPRPPIPQAVPIAPQQTEVLRLSKPPVDKIRKYGAEEFRANVNDDPERAEFWLNNTIRVLDELSCTPEESLKCAKSLLRGSAHNWWKTLVSVVPKEKITWDFFQEEFRKKYVSQRFVDQKRKEFLELKQGRMMVAEYEREFVKLSKYAQECVSNEATLCKRFEDGLNEDIRLLVGILEIKELVILVERAIKVEELSKEKKKVESEARDARKR; encoded by the coding sequence ATGAGCAATTGGTATATTGAGTTTGTTAGAACTAATCCTAATGCTCAACCTCCTCCGcgccctcctattcctcaagcTGTTCCCATAGCTCCTCAACAAACTGAAGTGTTAAGATTGTCAAAGCCTCCAGTGGACAAAATTCGAAAGTATGGAGCCGAAGAGTTCCGAGCTAATGTAAACGATGATCCTGAAAGAGCAGAGTTCTGGCTTAATAATACCATCAGAGTgttggatgaattatcttgtactccaGAAGAAAGTCTCAAATGTGCTAAATCATTGTTGAGGGGTTCAGCTCATAATTGGTGGAAAACTTTAGTGTCAGTGGTGcctaaagagaaaattacatgggatttctttcaagaagAATTTCGAAAGAAGTATGTAAGTCAGCGTTTCGttgatcaaaagagaaaagagtttcttgaattgaaacaagggCGCATGATGGTAGCCgaatatgaacgagaatttgtcaaattaagcaAGTATGCCCAAGAGTGTGTATCTAATGAAGCTACATTATGCaaaaggtttgaagatggattaaacgAGGATATCCGATTGTTAGTGGGAATCCTTgaaattaaagagttagtgATACTAGTTGAAAGAGCTATCAAGGTTGAAGAATTgagcaaagagaaaaaaaaagtggaaAGTGAAGCAAGAGATGCAAGAAAAAGATGA